The DNA region AGAACTACCATAAGTAGACTTTTGAAAAAAGCTAAGGATGATGGTATAGTAAGTATTACTATAAAAAGTGACTACAATCAATGCTTTGAACTAGAAAAGCAGATAGAAAAAATGAGAGTGTAAAATAATCTGTGTAAACTCCATAAAGATGATATAATTATTCTTATTAAATGGAGGGTGCACAGATTATGTCTTTTTCAAGAAAGGAACTTATTAAACAACTTATTAAGGAAACAAAGCCTACAAGTGCAAAAGATGTTCAAGAAACATTGAAAGATCTATTCGCCGATACGCTTAAAGAAATGTTAGAAGCGGAGCTTGATGACCATCTGGGATATTCTAAATATGACTACAAAAATAAAAATACATCTAATAGTAGAAATGGACGAAGCTCTAAAAAGGTAATTTCAGATCTTGGAGAATTTCAACTTGATGTACCAAGAGATAGAAACAGTAGTTTTGAACCGGAGGTTGTTAAGAAAAATCAAACAGATATATCTGGAATTGAAGATCAAGTTATTGGTATGTATGCAAAAGGAATGACTACCAGAGATATTGCTACTCACTTAGAAAACATATATGGTTTTGAGGCTTCGCCTACACTAATATCTGGTATAACAGATAAAATTACTCCTATAGCTAAAGAATGGCAAAATAGACCATTAGAAGCCGTTTATCCTATAATCTTTATGGATGCCATACATTATAAAGTTAAACAGGATAATAGAGTCATAAACAAGGCTGCTTACGCAGTTATTGGAGTAAACTTAGATGGTATTAAAGAAGTTTTGGGAATTTGGATTGGAGCTAATGAAACATCAAAATACTGGCTCTTAGTATTAAATGAACTTAAAAATAGAGGGGTTAATGATATACTTATAGCTTGTGTTGATGGTCTTAATGGATTTAAAGAAGCTATTAAAGCGATTTATCCTCGTACTGAGATTCAGAGATGCATAATACATCAAATTAGAAACTCTTCTAAATATGTATCTTATAAAGATTTAAAAGCATTCAATGCAGATTTAAAACTAGTATATACATCTGCAACAGAAGATGCAGCCTTAGCGGAGCTAGCTAAATTTGAAGAAAAATGGGGAGATAAATATCTTATTGCTATCCGCTCATGGAAAGCTAATTGGGAAGAACTTTCTACATTCTTCAAATACCCGCCAGAGATACGAAAAATAATATATACTACCAATGCAATGGAAAGCTATAATAGACAATTAAGAAAAGTAACCAAGAGTAAAAGCGTATTTCCTTCAGATGATGCTTTACTTAAAATGCTTTATCTAGCAACAATGGATATAAGCAAAAAGTGGACCCAATCTATACGTGGATGGGCTCAAATACTAGCTCAATTATCTATATATTTTAGTGATAGGCTTGAAACTGTAATTTTTTAAATTTACCTATAATCTTCTAGTCATAGCTATAATGCTTTACTGTAAAAATATATAATAAATATAAAAAACTAGGTTTTTATATTTCTAATACCAAACCTAGTTTCTCATAAAAACATCTAATTTAAAATTTCTTATGGCAGTTTACACAAAATTATTGACAGACTCGAAAAAATCTTTGGGGTGAAAGAGGCTTGCATAATACCATCGGAGCCTAAGCAAACTAATGTTGTAAGGTCTCAAGCTCTTGGATATGCAGCAGCAGAATATTTAAAAAGAATAGCTAAAGATGGCGATGCTATCGGGTTTGCATGGGGAACTACTTTAGCTTCTATGGCAAGGGAATTAACAAATTGTAAACCGATATCTGCTAATATTGTACCATTAGTTGGCGGATTTAGTGATAGCGATAGCGAAAACCATGTAAGTACCATAGTCTCTAAAGTGGCAAATGAGTTTAAAGCAAAAGCACATTATCTCTATGCGCCAGCTATAACTTCTGACAAAATTATAA from Clostridium pasteurianum BC1 includes:
- a CDS encoding sigma factor-like helix-turn-helix DNA-binding protein; amino-acid sequence: MSKWDETRMLVKIAQLYYIDNMTQSEISKKLGIYRTTISRLLKKAKDDGIVSITIKSDYNQCFELEKQIEKMRV
- a CDS encoding IS256 family transposase; its protein translation is MSFSRKELIKQLIKETKPTSAKDVQETLKDLFADTLKEMLEAELDDHLGYSKYDYKNKNTSNSRNGRSSKKVISDLGEFQLDVPRDRNSSFEPEVVKKNQTDISGIEDQVIGMYAKGMTTRDIATHLENIYGFEASPTLISGITDKITPIAKEWQNRPLEAVYPIIFMDAIHYKVKQDNRVINKAAYAVIGVNLDGIKEVLGIWIGANETSKYWLLVLNELKNRGVNDILIACVDGLNGFKEAIKAIYPRTEIQRCIIHQIRNSSKYVSYKDLKAFNADLKLVYTSATEDAALAELAKFEEKWGDKYLIAIRSWKANWEELSTFFKYPPEIRKIIYTTNAMESYNRQLRKVTKSKSVFPSDDALLKMLYLATMDISKKWTQSIRGWAQILAQLSIYFSDRLETVIF